The Nitrospirota bacterium genome window below encodes:
- a CDS encoding MiaB/RimO family radical SAM methylthiotransferase has product MKSQTVKEKTKLYPKVGLINLGCSKNQVDSEVMLRQLDRAGFVLTSKEEEAEILIVNTCGFIDSAKQESINTIIELGKLKKKGQCKTLIATGCLTQRYQDELLKELPELDAIVGTTEYFKIAEICKTFLDQKGKNKKRSSWLSEPTALYDETHADRILTTAKHWAYVKISEGCDKSCSFCIIPGMRGKMRSRPIPAIVNEVNQLTGQGVREVNLIAQDLTSYGRDLGQGQLYELLKELVKTEVDWIRLLYNYPHPFPDKLIDLIASEPKICHYIDMPLQHIDEEI; this is encoded by the coding sequence TTGAAATCTCAAACTGTTAAAGAAAAAACAAAGCTTTATCCCAAGGTAGGGTTGATTAATCTGGGGTGTTCCAAAAACCAGGTCGACTCCGAAGTGATGCTCCGGCAACTCGATAGAGCGGGTTTTGTTTTAACTTCAAAGGAAGAAGAAGCTGAAATTCTTATCGTCAATACCTGCGGATTTATCGACTCGGCAAAACAGGAATCAATCAATACCATTATCGAACTGGGGAAATTAAAAAAGAAGGGCCAGTGTAAAACCTTAATCGCTACAGGATGTTTGACCCAACGCTATCAGGATGAGTTGTTAAAAGAGCTTCCGGAATTAGATGCCATCGTTGGGACAACCGAATATTTTAAAATTGCGGAAATTTGTAAAACCTTTTTGGATCAAAAGGGGAAAAATAAAAAACGCTCTTCCTGGCTGAGCGAGCCGACGGCCCTGTACGACGAAACCCATGCCGACCGGATTTTAACCACCGCAAAGCATTGGGCCTATGTCAAAATATCCGAAGGGTGCGATAAAAGTTGTTCGTTTTGTATCATTCCCGGCATGCGGGGCAAAATGAGAAGCCGGCCGATTCCTGCGATAGTCAATGAGGTCAACCAATTAACCGGTCAGGGGGTAAGAGAAGTGAACTTGATCGCGCAAGACCTCACCAGTTACGGCCGGGACCTCGGGCAGGGTCAGCTCTATGAACTTTTGAAGGAGCTGGTCAAAACCGAAGTCGATTGGATTCGTTTACTTTATAACTATCCCCATCCTTTTCCGGATAAACTGATCGATCTGATTGCGAGCGAGCCCAAAATCTGTCATTACATCGATATGCCGCTTCAGCATATTGACGAAGAAATTTT
- a CDS encoding transketolase, which yields MLLNQEVILENLAAKLRIDILKMIFEAQSGHPGGSFSAIDMMTALYSKVMKHDPQNPDSPDRDRFILSKGHAAPALYAILAHHGYFPQENLKTLRKMGSPLQGHPEKNKLPGVEASTGSLGQGISIGIGMALAGKLDGKNYRTYVLVGDGEINEGQVWEAALFAPNHQLDHLVVILDHNGQQLDGSVQEIMPLDPLAEKWRAFGWNVIEINGHRMNEILDAFEKAGSTRGKPTIIIAKTIKGKGVSFMENNNEFHGMAPNKEQFTLALQELEHA from the coding sequence ATGCTTTTAAATCAAGAAGTTATACTAGAAAATCTTGCTGCCAAGCTTCGAATCGACATCTTAAAAATGATTTTCGAAGCCCAGTCAGGGCATCCCGGCGGTTCCTTTTCGGCCATTGACATGATGACCGCTCTTTACTCTAAAGTAATGAAGCATGACCCCCAAAACCCAGATTCCCCCGATCGTGACCGATTTATTTTGAGTAAAGGACATGCGGCACCCGCTCTTTATGCGATTCTTGCCCATCATGGTTATTTCCCTCAAGAAAACCTGAAAACCTTACGGAAAATGGGTAGCCCGCTTCAAGGCCATCCGGAAAAAAACAAACTCCCCGGCGTCGAAGCCAGCACCGGTTCCTTAGGTCAGGGAATTTCTATTGGAATCGGAATGGCCCTCGCGGGAAAACTTGACGGAAAAAATTACCGGACCTATGTTCTGGTCGGTGACGGCGAAATAAATGAAGGCCAGGTATGGGAAGCCGCGTTGTTTGCCCCAAATCATCAACTCGATCATTTAGTGGTCATTTTAGACCACAACGGCCAGCAGTTGGACGGAAGTGTTCAGGAAATTATGCCGCTCGATCCGCTGGCGGAGAAATGGCGGGCTTTCGGATGGAATGTGATCGAAATCAACGGCCATCGAATGAATGAGATTTTGGACGCCTTTGAAAAAGCCGGATCAACTCGAGGCAAACCCACCATAATTATTGCAAAAACAATAAAAGGAAAGGGGGTCTCTTTTATGGAAAATAATAATGAATTTCATGGAATGGCTCCCAATAAAGAACAATTTACCCTCGCATTACAGGAGCTTGAACATGCTTAG
- a CDS encoding transketolase family protein gives MLRVIPTNPEGQKPTVRKKVLGKATRDAYGETLLQLGKENPNIVALDADLSKSTKSNLFAKAFPDRFFNFGICEANMVSAAAGLASSGKIPFTSSFASFLMCKGFDQIRMGIANPGLNVKLVGSHGGISLGEDGASQQSVEDFALALALPRIAVVQPADEVSTQALTRQIAAYHGPVYMRTGRPKAPILYTPQDKITLGKANILKEGTDVTIFACGLMVAEALEAADILGLKGDKIGVIDMHTIRPIDENAIFTAARNSKAFVVAEEHLVHGGLGAAIAQVVSTFYPVPIEFVGLKDTYAESGTPPELFEKYGLNAAAIVQAVENVLNRKD, from the coding sequence ATGCTTAGGGTTATTCCAACTAATCCAGAAGGCCAAAAACCAACGGTTAGAAAAAAAGTTTTAGGGAAAGCCACCCGGGACGCCTATGGTGAAACCTTATTGCAATTGGGAAAAGAAAATCCAAACATCGTTGCGCTCGATGCCGATTTATCAAAATCGACCAAAAGCAACCTTTTTGCGAAGGCTTTCCCCGATCGGTTTTTCAATTTTGGTATTTGCGAAGCCAATATGGTTTCCGCCGCCGCCGGGCTGGCCTCTTCGGGAAAAATTCCGTTCACCTCCAGTTTTGCTTCGTTTTTAATGTGTAAAGGCTTTGACCAAATCCGGATGGGAATTGCTAACCCAGGCTTAAATGTAAAACTGGTCGGCTCGCATGGCGGCATTTCACTCGGAGAAGATGGCGCATCCCAGCAAAGTGTCGAAGATTTTGCCTTAGCCCTCGCCCTCCCCAGGATCGCTGTGGTTCAACCTGCCGATGAAGTCTCGACTCAGGCCCTGACTCGCCAAATTGCGGCTTATCATGGGCCAGTCTATATGAGGACAGGACGCCCAAAAGCCCCTATCCTTTATACGCCCCAGGATAAAATTACGCTCGGTAAAGCCAATATCTTGAAAGAGGGAACGGATGTTACGATTTTTGCCTGCGGCTTAATGGTCGCCGAAGCTCTTGAAGCCGCTGATATTTTAGGGCTAAAGGGAGATAAAATCGGCGTGATCGACATGCACACAATCCGTCCGATTGATGAAAACGCCATTTTTACGGCGGCCAGAAATTCTAAAGCTTTTGTCGTAGCCGAAGAGCATCTGGTTCACGGAGGATTAGGGGCTGCCATCGCCCAGGTGGTTTCAACCTTCTACCCGGTTCCCATTGAATTTGTAGGCCTTAAAGATACTTACGCGGAATCCGGCACTCCCCCGGAACTCTTCGAAAAATATGGCCTGAACGCCGCCGCCATCGTGCAGGCTGTCGAGAACGTCCTCAACCGAAAAGATTAA